Part of the Halopseudomonas maritima genome, GACAGCGCCCGTCGCAGGTCGCCGACCAACTGAGTGCCGACCAGCTGTACGCCTGACACATTGATGGCGGTGGGTGGCAGCTGCAACCCGGCCTGACGCCAGGCGGCGATCTGGGCGCAGGCCGAGTCGAGAATGTTGCGGCCGAGGTCCACGATCAGCCCGGTTTCTTCGGCTAGCGGAATAAACTGGTCGGGCTCCACCAGGCCGCGTTGCGGGTGCTGCCAGCGTACCAGCGCTTCGAGGCCGTTGAGGCGGTCGCTGCCCAGATCCTGTTTGGGCTGGTAATAGAGGATGAATTCGCCGCGCTCCAGCCCGCGGCGCATGTCGTTCTCCATTTCCATGCGACGCTGGGCGGCGGCGGTCAGGTCCTTGGTGTAAAAGGCGTAGCGATTACGGCCCTGATTCTTGGCCCGATACATGGCCGCATCGGCATGCTTGATGAGGCTGTTGACGTCATTGGCATCGCCGGGGAACAGGCTGATACCGATACTGGCGCTGACAAAGAACTCGTGGGCAGCACACAGGAAGGGGCGGCGGAATACCGCCAGCAGCTTGTCGGCGATGGCCGCCGCGTCGTCGTCGCTGTGGAGCTTGGGTAGCAGCACAATGAACTCGTCGCCGCCGTGGCGCGCGACGGTATCGAAGTCTCGCAGTACCGAGCACAGGCGCTGGCTGACGGATTGCAGCAGACTGTCGCCGACCGGGTGGCCAAGACTGTCGTTGATCTGCTTGAAGCGGTCCAGGTCGATAAACAGCAGCGCGCCCATGCCGTTGTGTTCGTCCAGTTGCTGGGTGTGCAGGGCATCGCGCAGGCGGGCTTCAAATAGCGTGCGGTTGGGCAGGCCGGTCAATGGGTCGTGATGCGCTTGGTGGTCCAGTCTGGCCTGGGTCTGTTTCAGGGGCGTGATGTCGCTGAATACCGCGACCAGGTGGTTGAGAGAACCATCGACGTTGAGCACCTGGCTTATATTGACCCAGGCGGCATATAGCTCGCCGTTGGCGCGGCGGTTCCAGGTTTCCCCTTGCCACTGGCCGTGTTCGGCCAGTGCGAGTGTGGCCTGCTCGATGACCTGCTGGTCTTCGGTAGTGCCGGCCAGCACGCTGAGGGGGTGGCCGAGCAGCTCCTCAGCGGGATAGCCGGTGATGCGGCTGAAGGCTTGGTTGACGGCGACCACGCGCGCCTCATCGTCGGTAATCAGAACACCTTCGTTGGTGTTTTCAAACACCGTTGCGGCTTGTCGCAGTGAGCTTTCCATCGCCAATCGCTCGGTGACGTCGCGAGCGATGCTGAGCATGCACTCCTGATTGTCCACGCTGATCGCCTCGGTACTGATCTCTACCTGACGCACCTCGCCGTTGGCGGTGGTGATTTGCGAAAGCATGTTGCGCACCCGGCCGTCTCGGCGCAGGGTCTCGAGCATCTGCCCGCGGTCGGCGCTATCGCGCCACAGATGCAGTGACAGGCTAGAGCGCCCGACGGCTTGCGCACGGCTATACCCGGTGATGCGGGTAAAGCCTTCATTGACGTCCAGCAGCATGCCGTCGCAGGCGCGGCTGATCAACAGCCCGTCGGGCGAGGCGTGGAAGGCGCGGGAGAACTTCTGCTCCGACAATCGCAACTGCTCCTGCGTCAGCTTGAGGGCGGAGATATCGCGCATGATCACCACCAGAATGTCCCGCTCTTCCAGGCTGACCGGTTTGGACGACAGCAACCCGACAAATTCGTCGCCGTCCGGGCGACGGAAACAGACTTCCAGATTGCTCCCGGCGTGGCTGTTGAGGTGTTTGAGCTGCCGTGGGCCGCTGCCTGGTTCTGCCCAGAGGCCCAGTTCTGTCGCGGTCTTGCCGATGGCGTCCGCTGTGGCAATGCCGAACTGATCTTCAAAGGTGTGGTTGACCGACAGCAAGCGGCCATCCCGGGCATCGGCCAGCACGATCACATCCGGACAGTTGTGAAAAACCGAGGCAAACTTGTGCTGTGAGGTGCGCAGCGCCTGTTCGGTGTGTTTCTGCTCCTGAATGTCGATCAGTAGTCCCTGCAGCGCCAGCGCTTCGTATTCCTCGCTGCTGATGCTGTTGACCACTGCGCGTACCCAGCGCGTGCTGCCGTCCTGGTGCAGCAGGCGGCACTCAAAGTTATGGCCCTGTCCGCAGCACGCCTGCTGCTTGAGTTGTGCGTGCACGCGCGCGCTGTCGTCCGGATGCACATGGCGTGCAAGGAAGTCTGGCTCCAGCCAGTCGCTGGCAGGCACGCCAAGCAGGTCTGCTGCGTGCGGTGAAACGTAGGTAAAGCGTAGAGACGGGAACGACATTTCCCAGGTGACCACATGCAGGTTCTCGACCAGGCTGCGGTAGCGCCGCTCCTGATGGTCCAGCAGTTGCAAGGCGTTGCGGTGTCGCTGCTCGGCCCGTCGACGCAGCTGGTTGAGCCCATGCGCGGTCAGCAACAGCAGGCACGACAACAGCAGCATGCCCACCTGGGATACCGGCAGATTCTGGGCTGGTGCGGCGACGGCGGTCTGACAGCCAGCGCCAGCAATAACCAGGAGGGCGATACGTCCTGTAGCGGCGTTCATTCAGCGGAGACCCTGCATCCATGGCGTAGCGATATTAGTTTGCTAGTTTAGTCCGCCACAGGGACAAATGCCCAGCCGACCGACTGGGCGCAGTGTCAGGTTGCCGGGAGCAAGGCTGGCGGTGTTTGCCATCCTCCAGTCTTGACCCGGTCAGATGATTACTCGCTGATCTGCATGCTGCTCTGCAGGTTGGCAGCAATATCGTCTGCGGTATAGGGGAAGGCCAGCCACTGCTTGTCAGCGTAGGCCTGGGTGTAGTCTGCGTAGTACGGGCTGGTCGGATCAGTCGACTGGGCGTGGCTCAGCAGCGTGAAAGCCCTGACCGGTTCGCCGTCCGGAAACTCCACAATATGCATGTAGGAGTTGCGCAGCACCGTGAAGTAGCCCTCATTGCCTTCGCCGCCATATTGCGGAATCTGCTCGCCGGGCTTGAGGTAGAACTGCACCTCGCGCAGTGGCGCATTGAGCGCAATGTTGCGGCTCTCAAGGTCGGCCAGCGTCTCGGTGAAGGCGACTTTGAGCTGATCGTGCAGCGTGCTGTCGGCACTCAGGCCGTCGGGTGTGTTGATCGGGTCGTTGGCGTCAAACGGCGTGGCGTACAGGTCGAGGTCTTCGATGCGACTCCACAGCGCAGTCCAGATATGCGCACCCACGGTGTCGAGGTTGCCGGTATCGTTCCAGCTGGCGAGAATCTGACAGGCCTGTTGTTCGCGCTCCGGGCCATTGGCATCACACACCACGCCAAGCACGCTGTCCTTCAGGCGTTCGGCGCTGTAGACCCGACTGTTGAGCACGATCTGCCGCAGGTTCTCGCTGGAGGCCAGAAACCCATTCAAGCCGTCGGCCGCGTTCAGGCGGTCACGCACCAGCGTGTGGCCCATGCGGGTACGCAGGCTCTGCTCATAATCCTCACGACCGATGATGCCGGCGTAGCCGGTCAGCGGGCTCTCCGGGTTGCTGAGCCAGTAGCTGTCGTTCATGTTGGCGACGTAGTCGCGGCTGAACAGGCTGGGCAGGTTGTCGGGGCCAAAGGCGCCAGGCTGCGCCGAGTCGGCATCGGTCTGCCAGTCGCAGGCGGCGCGACTGCCGTCCAGCAGCGGTAAGCCGGGTGCCAGTGCCATGACGGCTTGACCCAGACCCGGTACCAGGCAGTTGGCCAGCATGCTGTCCGGTACGTTGGGCACCACGGTGATGTCCGAATACAGCGCGCGTGGGTCGCCGCGCCCAATGGCCGTGGTGTTGACCCAGGGAATGCCCACGTGCTCGCGGGTGATGTTGTAGAAGTCGTCCAGCGACTCGGCCTGGTCCCAGGCGAAGAAATTCTGGAAGGCGCGGGTGTTTTCCAGGTTGGCGTCCCGCAGGGTATAGGCGACCTGATTTCCCCAGGCAGGCAGGCCGAGCCCGCTCAGGTTGATCATGGGGCCATACTCGGAGCGGTACAGGGTGCGCGTGACCGGCAGCAGGTTGCCGTCATCCTGCTGCACCTGCACGGTGATCTCTACCGGTGTCATGGCGACGTTCTGGCCGTCTTGCACGTAGCTGGTCGGATCGCCGCTTGCCAGTTGCAGCTGGTACAGCGTAAAGCGCCGGGCGGTAGACACGGTATGTGCCCAGGCCACGTTGTCGTTGAAGCCCATCAGCACCATGGGGGCGCCCATGATGGCGGCGCCGGAGATATCCATGACGCCCGGCACGGTCATGTGTACCTGATAGAAGCGGTCAACGCCCAGCAGATACCAGTGCGGGTTGGCGAACAGCAGGCTGCCGCCGGATTCGGTGGCGTCGGCGCCAAAGGCAAAGGTGTTGCTGCCGATGCCGGCCTCGCGGCCGAGCAGGAAGCGGTCCGACTCGATTTCCAGTTCATCGCTGGGCAGGCTGCGCAGCATGCGGGCAGCGGCCGCTGGCGGTTGGGCGCTGGCGATTTCCTCAACCCAGTTGGCGCTGCTGGCGGCCAGATTGAGCGCTACCAGACGGCGCAGTACGTCGGCCTCAGTGATGCTGGTCAGCCACTCGGCGTTACGGCAATCCAGATGGCGGTCGGGGTGCTGGCCGTCCTGAATCTCCTCGACGTAGCGACTGTAGCCAGCGGCAAAGCCTGCGCTCAGCTCCAGCAGGTCGTCAGGTTGCGCGGTGGTGAAGTTGTCCAGTTGCTGCTCGTCGAGCAATAGGCGGAAGAAGAAATCGGCTTCCAGATTGGTCGGCGTACCAAAGGTGCCCATGATGGCGGCCTGTTCGTCCGGGCCGAAGTAGCGCGAGCGCTCGCCATTGAAGGTCACGTAGGCGTCGGCCAGCACGCACAGGTTGTCCTCGGCAATGGCATAGCCATGGCCATAGCCGGCGCTGCCAATGGTGTCGGCGCTGATGTGCGGAATGCCGTAGGTGGTGCGTTCGATGGTGGCGCTGTACGAGGGGGGGCTGTCGTTGTCACTGTCTCCGCCACTCCCTCCAATCTTGCAGCCAGACACAAGCAGGGCGGCCGCCAACAGGCAGGCCGATCGGGTGTACTGCATAGTCACGTCCTCTTGTTTTTATTGGTTCAGGCGGATGCCTGTGCACCACATTAGGGCGGTTGCGCACGCAGGACTTGAACGCAGCGGCTATTTGCTGTGGTAAAGCCCGGCAGGAAACGATGGGTGAGGTAACCGCCCGTCACAGCATGTGCACGTGCACAGCCTTGGCGACGTAGGAGGGGGTCAGGCCAAAGAACTGCTTGAGGGTGCGGGTCAGGTGCGCCGAGTCGGCAAAACCGACGTCGTAGGCCACTGCGGACAGGGGCTCACCCTGGGCGATCAGCTCGACTGCCCGGCGCATGCGGGCCCAGAGGATGTAGCTTTTGATCGACAGCCCCAGTTTTTCAGAGAACAGGTGAGACAGGCGGTCGGCAGACAGGCCGACCTCGTCAGCCAGCTCGGCAACGGTGCTGGTCAGGGGGAGTTCGCGCTTGATCTTCTGGGCGATATGCAGCGCACGTATGTCCATGTTGAAGCTGATCGGCTGGTAGCCGCTGATGGCCCTCGGCACGCGGGTGGTCAGGCGGAACAGCAGGTCCCGGCTGCAGGTGCCCTGGCCAATACGACACAACTCATTCTCACGCAGGCTGCCTGGCTG contains:
- a CDS encoding bifunctional diguanylate cyclase/phosphodiesterase — its product is MNAATGRIALLVIAGAGCQTAVAAPAQNLPVSQVGMLLLSCLLLLTAHGLNQLRRRAEQRHRNALQLLDHQERRYRSLVENLHVVTWEMSFPSLRFTYVSPHAADLLGVPASDWLEPDFLARHVHPDDSARVHAQLKQQACCGQGHNFECRLLHQDGSTRWVRAVVNSISSEEYEALALQGLLIDIQEQKHTEQALRTSQHKFASVFHNCPDVIVLADARDGRLLSVNHTFEDQFGIATADAIGKTATELGLWAEPGSGPRQLKHLNSHAGSNLEVCFRRPDGDEFVGLLSSKPVSLEERDILVVIMRDISALKLTQEQLRLSEQKFSRAFHASPDGLLISRACDGMLLDVNEGFTRITGYSRAQAVGRSSLSLHLWRDSADRGQMLETLRRDGRVRNMLSQITTANGEVRQVEISTEAISVDNQECMLSIARDVTERLAMESSLRQAATVFENTNEGVLITDDEARVVAVNQAFSRITGYPAEELLGHPLSVLAGTTEDQQVIEQATLALAEHGQWQGETWNRRANGELYAAWVNISQVLNVDGSLNHLVAVFSDITPLKQTQARLDHQAHHDPLTGLPNRTLFEARLRDALHTQQLDEHNGMGALLFIDLDRFKQINDSLGHPVGDSLLQSVSQRLCSVLRDFDTVARHGGDEFIVLLPKLHSDDDAAAIADKLLAVFRRPFLCAAHEFFVSASIGISLFPGDANDVNSLIKHADAAMYRAKNQGRNRYAFYTKDLTAAAQRRMEMENDMRRGLERGEFILYYQPKQDLGSDRLNGLEALVRWQHPQRGLVEPDQFIPLAEETGLIVDLGRNILDSACAQIAAWRQAGLQLPPTAINVSGVQLVGTQLVGDLRRALSRHAIPASLLELEITEDFVMNQNRDAIRLLELFRDMGIKLAIDDFGTGYSSLAYLKALPLDTLKIDRSFVSGLPDNHHDAAISQTIIVLAHNLGMAVIAEGVETEEQRLLLRDQGCDSIQGYLISPPLPADELAARFLSQAPSHQPSQPV
- a CDS encoding penicillin acylase family protein; translation: MQYTRSACLLAAALLVSGCKIGGSGGDSDNDSPPSYSATIERTTYGIPHISADTIGSAGYGHGYAIAEDNLCVLADAYVTFNGERSRYFGPDEQAAIMGTFGTPTNLEADFFFRLLLDEQQLDNFTTAQPDDLLELSAGFAAGYSRYVEEIQDGQHPDRHLDCRNAEWLTSITEADVLRRLVALNLAASSANWVEEIASAQPPAAAARMLRSLPSDELEIESDRFLLGREAGIGSNTFAFGADATESGGSLLFANPHWYLLGVDRFYQVHMTVPGVMDISGAAIMGAPMVLMGFNDNVAWAHTVSTARRFTLYQLQLASGDPTSYVQDGQNVAMTPVEITVQVQQDDGNLLPVTRTLYRSEYGPMINLSGLGLPAWGNQVAYTLRDANLENTRAFQNFFAWDQAESLDDFYNITREHVGIPWVNTTAIGRGDPRALYSDITVVPNVPDSMLANCLVPGLGQAVMALAPGLPLLDGSRAACDWQTDADSAQPGAFGPDNLPSLFSRDYVANMNDSYWLSNPESPLTGYAGIIGREDYEQSLRTRMGHTLVRDRLNAADGLNGFLASSENLRQIVLNSRVYSAERLKDSVLGVVCDANGPEREQQACQILASWNDTGNLDTVGAHIWTALWSRIEDLDLYATPFDANDPINTPDGLSADSTLHDQLKVAFTETLADLESRNIALNAPLREVQFYLKPGEQIPQYGGEGNEGYFTVLRNSYMHIVEFPDGEPVRAFTLLSHAQSTDPTSPYYADYTQAYADKQWLAFPYTADDIAANLQSSMQISE
- a CDS encoding helix-turn-helix transcriptional regulator encodes the protein MSACEHQDMRHQNHLYVWDDRFLYITAGMASDLTQRHTVTLLIALDSPGFVLGDGNGRRQRYQAALVSRQTSRSLETLDSALLSLNYDPQSYEFHALSHFLGKQSVRPVILQPGSLRENELCRIGQGTCSRDLLFRLTTRVPRAISGYQPISFNMDIRALHIAQKIKRELPLTSTVAELADEVGLSADRLSHLFSEKLGLSIKSYILWARMRRAVELIAQGEPLSAVAYDVGFADSAHLTRTLKQFFGLTPSYVAKAVHVHML